Proteins encoded together in one Jaculus jaculus isolate mJacJac1 chromosome 7, mJacJac1.mat.Y.cur, whole genome shotgun sequence window:
- the Timm9 gene encoding mitochondrial import inner membrane translocase subunit Tim9, with product MAAQLPESDQIKQFKEFLGTYNKLTETCFLDCVKDFTTREVKPEEVTCSEHCLQKYLKMTQRISMRFQEYHIQQNEALAAKAGLLGQPR from the exons ATGGCTGCACAACTACCAGAATCTGATCAAATAAAACAG tttaaggAATTCCTTGGAACCTACAATAAACTTACAGAAACCTGCTTTTTGGACTGTGTTAAAGACTTCACAACAAGAGAAGTGAAACCTGAAGAG GTTACCTGTTCAGAACATTGCTtacagaaatatttgaaaatgacacaaagaatatCCATGAGGTTTCAAGAATATCATATTCAGCAGAATGAAGCCCTGGCAGCCAAAGCAGGCCTCCTTGGCCAACCACGATAG